One Cucumis sativus cultivar 9930 chromosome 1, Cucumber_9930_V3, whole genome shotgun sequence DNA segment encodes these proteins:
- the LOC101216009 gene encoding uncharacterized protein LOC101216009 yields the protein MAEFPRVKNHNETYTEKISSLEWSKARKTMIEEQANAELQSLQLLYPNRFEYLKLELKSFIHLLQSQPEHPFPQPNTNLTSNRSPSPSSFGPDTQESSSCRKRRKVAEGRNNGRNGLQKEVAEYEYESETKMGRGKDRVDVVLERAAVCLCKIRRFKMALFSSAG from the exons ATGGCAGAATTCCCAAGAGTGAAGAACCATAACGAGACATACACGGAGAAAATCTCAAGCTTAGAATGGAGCAAAGCAAGGAAGACGATGATCGAAGAACAAGCAAATGCCGAATTACAATCTCTCCAACTTCTCTACCCCAATCGTTTCGAATACCTAAAGCTCGAACTCAAATCCTTCATCCATCTCCTTCAATCCCAACCCGAACATCCTTTTCCTCAGCCAAACACTAACTTAACCTCCAACCGCTCGCCGTCGCCGTCCTCTTTCGGTCCTGATACACAAG AGTCGAGTAGTTGTAGGAAGAGGAGGAAGGTGGCGGAAGGAAGAAACAATGGAAGGAATGGATTACAGAAAGAGGTTGctgaatatgaatatgaatctGAAACGAAGATGGGACGGGGGAAGGATAGAGTGGATGTAGTTCTGGAAAGAGCGGCCGTTTGTCTTTGCAAGATTCGACGGTTCAAAATGGCGCTGTTTTCCTCCGCGGGTTGA